One stretch of Candidatus Binatia bacterium DNA includes these proteins:
- a CDS encoding extracellular solute-binding protein gives MARRTSVILMSAAKNLSLSFFIAALLFILVDSLPVLAAEPKSDWKAEWDKTVQAAKKEGQLTVYFWGSPLILEAGIFQKAYPEIKITTIQGMGTQLMQRILAERRGEKFIPDIYIAGIASMQVLHKAKVFDPIKSALALPEVVDPSKWWRGGQLYADTERSHLFTFAKSPDYGSIAYNSNLVNAKEFRSYWDLLQAKWRGKIAVQDLRGGGPGSTQARFFYYNPDMGAKYLRKLYGEMDATLFRDNHLALDWLASGKLPIAFFVQSPEELQEKGLPVEPFKAAMKEGVGLSSRVGFIALMNRAPHLNAAKVFINWFLSREGQESFQKVQFHARNPVDSLRIDIAKDYIPIADRRVEGVRYLDVDDQDFLDPAPALQVIKDTLGEGRKN, from the coding sequence GCAGCGAAGAATCTCTCTTTGTCTTTTTTCATTGCGGCGCTGTTATTCATCCTCGTTGACTCCTTGCCTGTCCTCGCCGCCGAACCCAAAAGCGATTGGAAGGCGGAATGGGATAAGACGGTTCAGGCGGCGAAAAAAGAAGGCCAGCTCACCGTCTATTTCTGGGGCTCGCCGCTGATCCTCGAGGCGGGAATATTTCAGAAGGCCTACCCGGAGATCAAGATCACGACCATACAAGGCATGGGCACCCAGCTCATGCAGCGCATCCTGGCCGAGCGCAGAGGCGAGAAATTTATTCCGGACATCTATATAGCCGGCATCGCCTCGATGCAGGTGCTCCACAAGGCGAAGGTTTTCGATCCGATCAAGTCCGCTCTGGCTTTGCCCGAGGTGGTCGATCCCTCCAAGTGGTGGAGAGGCGGCCAGCTCTATGCCGATACGGAGCGGAGCCATCTCTTTACGTTTGCGAAGAGCCCCGACTACGGCTCGATCGCTTACAATTCCAACCTGGTCAATGCAAAAGAGTTCCGCTCCTATTGGGATCTGCTGCAAGCCAAATGGCGCGGGAAGATCGCCGTGCAGGATCTCCGCGGCGGCGGACCGGGAAGCACCCAGGCGCGGTTCTTTTATTACAATCCGGACATGGGCGCAAAGTACCTGCGCAAGCTCTACGGCGAGATGGATGCGACGTTGTTTCGCGACAACCACCTGGCTCTGGACTGGCTCGCCAGCGGAAAACTTCCCATCGCCTTTTTCGTTCAGAGCCCCGAGGAGCTGCAAGAGAAGGGGCTGCCGGTCGAGCCCTTCAAGGCGGCGATGAAGGAGGGAGTCGGCCTCTCTTCGCGCGTCGGTTTCATCGCCCTGATGAACCGCGCGCCGCATCTCAACGCGGCCAAAGTCTTCATCAACTGGTTTCTTTCGCGCGAGGGACAGGAGTCATTCCAGAAAGTCCAGTTCCATGCGCGCAACCCCGTCGATTCTCTCAGGATCGACATCGCCAAAGATTATATCCCGATAGCGGACCGGCGCGTCGAAGGCGTGCGTTACCTCGACGTGGACGATCAGGATTTTTTGGATCCCGCTCCTGCGCTGCAAGTCATCAAAGACACTCTGGGTGAAGGCAGGAAAAATTAA
- a CDS encoding XRE family transcriptional regulator: MRKRKRRPTTDAVKILHRRYYEDKPLRFAGLETARANDQVARKIAALRTHAGLSQRQLAKLVGTTASVICRLENADYEGHSLVMLNRIAAALNRRVEIRFLPVERRSA, encoded by the coding sequence ATGCGGAAAAGAAAGAGAAGACCGACGACGGATGCAGTAAAAATTCTCCATCGCCGTTACTATGAGGACAAGCCGTTACGGTTTGCCGGTCTGGAGACGGCGCGGGCAAACGATCAGGTAGCGCGAAAAATCGCCGCCTTACGGACTCACGCCGGTCTTAGTCAACGGCAGCTAGCAAAACTGGTCGGCACCACGGCATCGGTCATCTGTCGCCTCGAGAATGCGGATTATGAAGGCCATTCCTTGGTAATGCTCAACCGGATCGCGGCGGCTCTGAACCGCCGCGTCGAGATTCGTTTCCTCCCGGTGGAACGACGATCGGCATGA
- the alr gene encoding alanine racemase, translating to MAQSEGSPSSLIGKLPKGRPTHCQIDLAALRWNFEQVRSVIGPGIKILSVVKADAYGHGAPEAAAALAEAGSDGFGVATLEEGIELREAGIHAPILVLTAIYPEQLEEFFRHDLTPAVSDLPTLFELDKLTQKSGRMLKFHLKVDTGMGRLGLLHSEIDSWLPEILKWEALHLGGLFSQLAHAEDASGDYTHTQIENFARVIGRLRVAGFNPPLIHLANSAGIIGVPNAHFTMVRPGLMLYGVHPEPAMVCRVELRPALSWRTRILQLKELPADSSIGYGRTFVTKRKSAIAILPVGYADGYQRLLSNRGAALVRGKRAPVVGRINMDLTMIDVTDIRGVTQGDEVVLLGKQGEETISADEMAGWADTISYEILTSISARVPRIHSNSKEG from the coding sequence ATGGCACAAAGCGAAGGAAGCCCCTCCTCTTTAATCGGCAAGCTACCAAAAGGCCGCCCCACCCATTGTCAGATCGACCTCGCGGCCCTGCGCTGGAACTTCGAGCAGGTCAGAAGCGTCATCGGACCGGGAATCAAGATCCTTTCTGTGGTCAAGGCCGACGCTTACGGTCACGGCGCGCCCGAGGCAGCGGCGGCGTTGGCGGAAGCTGGCAGCGACGGCTTTGGCGTGGCCACGCTTGAAGAGGGAATCGAGCTGAGAGAAGCGGGGATTCACGCGCCGATCCTCGTACTGACCGCCATCTACCCCGAACAGCTCGAAGAATTTTTTCGCCACGATCTGACCCCGGCCGTGAGCGATCTTCCGACGCTGTTTGAGTTGGACAAGCTCACGCAAAAGAGCGGGCGCATGCTCAAGTTCCATCTCAAGGTCGATACGGGTATGGGAAGACTCGGTCTTTTGCATTCGGAGATCGATTCCTGGCTGCCCGAGATCCTCAAGTGGGAAGCGCTGCATCTCGGAGGACTCTTCTCTCAGCTCGCTCACGCGGAAGACGCCTCGGGCGATTATACGCACACGCAGATTGAGAATTTTGCGCGTGTGATCGGGCGGCTGCGTGTCGCCGGCTTCAACCCCCCTCTCATTCACCTGGCCAACAGCGCCGGAATCATCGGTGTTCCGAACGCTCACTTCACCATGGTCCGTCCCGGGCTGATGCTCTACGGTGTTCATCCCGAGCCGGCGATGGTCTGTCGCGTCGAGCTGAGACCCGCGCTCTCGTGGCGGACGCGCATCTTGCAACTGAAAGAACTGCCCGCCGATTCCAGTATAGGATACGGACGGACTTTTGTGACGAAGCGAAAAAGCGCGATCGCGATCCTTCCCGTCGGCTACGCCGACGGCTATCAGCGGCTGTTGTCGAACCGCGGCGCGGCATTGGTGCGCGGAAAGAGAGCGCCGGTCGTCGGCAGAATCAACATGGATTTGACTATGATAGATGTTACCGATATACGAGGAGTGACTCAGGGAGATGAAGTCGTTCTTCTCGGCAAACAGGGAGAGGAGACGATCTCCGCTGACGAGATGGCCGGCTGGGCGGATACCATCTCTTACGAAATTCTCACATCGATCAGCGCGCGGGTGCCGCGCATTCATTCAAATTCGAAGGAGGGTTAG
- a CDS encoding type II toxin-antitoxin system RelE/ParE family toxin, whose protein sequence is MPKIAVVFYQEDENTVPVLDWFDGLPAKLQDKLRVRIERLRDLGHELRRPEADYLRDGIYELRVGFRGMNYRILYFFHGRMAAVLANGLVKEREVPPRDIEEAIRRNRKFELEPQRHTYKES, encoded by the coding sequence ATGCCCAAAATCGCGGTTGTCTTCTACCAGGAGGACGAAAACACCGTGCCGGTGCTCGATTGGTTTGATGGTCTTCCAGCCAAACTCCAGGATAAGCTCCGGGTACGCATCGAGCGATTGCGAGATCTCGGCCATGAATTACGTCGTCCCGAAGCGGATTACCTGCGAGACGGCATTTACGAGCTGCGTGTCGGATTCCGGGGGATGAATTATCGCATCCTATACTTTTTTCACGGCCGGATGGCAGCGGTGCTCGCTAATGGGCTGGTCAAGGAGCGCGAAGTGCCGCCGCGCGATATAGAGGAAGCGATACGGAGAAACCGCAAGTTCGAATTGGAGCCGCAACGACACACCTACAAGGAGAGCTGA
- the purH gene encoding bifunctional phosphoribosylaminoimidazolecarboxamide formyltransferase/IMP cyclohydrolase — MGKIERALISVSDKNGLVPFARALSALGAEIISTGGTAALLRKENVAVKDVAEITGFPEMMDGRVKTLHPKVHGGILALRENAEHVAQMKAHGIGRIDLVVVNLYPFEATVGRGAPFREIVEQIDIGGPSMVRAAAKNFAHVGVVVDPADYEAVIAELREKDELADATRFNLARKAFRHTARYDSAISNYLDSLDAEKKPGRFGQTLSLQFAKIQDLRYGENPHQSAAFYSDGEIRGPSLARARQIQGKELSYNNILDADAALRVVLEFSDIATVAIKHNNPCGVAVSQKSPADSFRKARASDPVSIFGGVVAFNRPVDEETANQLKEIFLEIVIAPSFTPEAKAVLSSAKRLLNIRLLELDIKDKEVGGNDLRRVRGGLLVQDWDTGTIDVRTCKVVTKRQPTAEELSAMDFGWRVCRHVKSNAIVFTSRDQVLGVGAGQMSRVDSVKLAVMRAGIHGLDLRGSVVASDAFFPFPDGVEEAAKAGAKAVIQPGGSIKDSEVIAVADANDMAMVLTGMRHFRH; from the coding sequence GTGGGCAAGATCGAGAGGGCCTTGATCAGCGTGTCGGATAAAAACGGGCTCGTGCCGTTCGCCCGCGCGCTTTCGGCGCTGGGAGCTGAAATCATTTCCACCGGCGGAACGGCGGCGCTGCTCAGGAAAGAAAACGTCGCCGTGAAAGACGTCGCGGAAATAACCGGCTTCCCGGAGATGATGGACGGGCGGGTCAAAACGCTGCATCCCAAGGTCCACGGCGGGATTCTCGCTCTGCGCGAAAATGCCGAGCACGTCGCGCAGATGAAAGCCCACGGGATCGGGCGCATCGACCTGGTCGTGGTGAATCTCTATCCGTTCGAGGCCACGGTCGGGCGCGGGGCGCCGTTTCGCGAGATCGTCGAGCAGATCGACATCGGCGGCCCGTCGATGGTCCGGGCGGCGGCGAAAAATTTTGCCCACGTCGGCGTGGTCGTCGATCCGGCCGACTACGAGGCGGTGATCGCGGAGCTCAGGGAGAAAGACGAGCTTGCCGACGCGACGCGCTTCAATCTGGCGCGCAAGGCTTTTCGCCACACGGCGCGCTACGACAGCGCGATCTCCAACTATCTCGATTCTCTGGACGCCGAGAAGAAACCCGGCCGATTCGGCCAAACCTTGAGCCTTCAGTTCGCGAAGATTCAAGACCTTCGTTACGGAGAGAATCCGCACCAGAGCGCGGCTTTTTATTCCGACGGTGAGATCCGCGGCCCTTCCCTTGCCCGCGCCAGGCAGATTCAGGGAAAAGAGCTGTCGTATAATAATATCCTCGACGCCGACGCGGCGCTGCGCGTGGTGTTGGAATTTTCCGACATCGCCACGGTGGCGATCAAACACAACAATCCCTGCGGCGTCGCGGTGTCGCAAAAGTCGCCGGCCGATTCTTTTCGCAAGGCGCGGGCGTCGGACCCGGTGTCGATCTTCGGCGGCGTCGTCGCTTTCAACCGTCCCGTGGACGAAGAGACCGCCAACCAGCTGAAGGAGATTTTTCTCGAGATCGTGATCGCGCCGTCGTTCACGCCGGAGGCGAAGGCGGTCCTATCGTCGGCGAAGCGGCTGCTCAACATCCGCCTGTTGGAATTGGACATCAAGGACAAAGAGGTCGGCGGTAACGATCTACGCCGCGTGCGCGGCGGCCTCCTGGTTCAGGACTGGGATACGGGGACTATCGATGTGCGAACGTGTAAAGTCGTGACCAAACGGCAGCCGACGGCGGAGGAATTGAGCGCGATGGACTTCGGCTGGCGCGTTTGCCGCCACGTGAAATCCAATGCCATCGTCTTCACGTCGCGCGACCAGGTCCTCGGCGTCGGCGCGGGACAGATGAGCCGGGTCGATTCTGTGAAGCTCGCGGTGATGCGCGCGGGGATTCACGGCCTCGACCTCCGCGGCTCGGTGGTCGCCTCGGATGCTTTTTTTCCTTTTCCAGACGGCGTCGAAGAGGCGGCGAAAGCCGGCGCCAAGGCCGTCATCCAGCCCGGCGGCTCGATCAAAGATTCCGAGGTCATCGCGGTGGCGGATGCGAACGACATGGCAATGGTTCTTACCGGGATGCGCCACTTCCGGCATTAG
- a CDS encoding type II toxin-antitoxin system HicA family toxin yields the protein MAARLRPTKGREVLRKLKKAGFEIIRIKGSAYYLRHPQTGRLTSVHVHGNSDIPLGTLRAIVIEQAGLSIEEFDEL from the coding sequence ATGGCTGCCCGGCTGCGGCCAACCAAAGGACGAGAGGTTCTCCGAAAGCTCAAAAAGGCCGGGTTCGAAATCATACGAATAAAAGGCAGCGCGTATTATCTCAGGCATCCGCAGACAGGCAGACTTACCTCCGTACACGTACACGGCAATAGCGACATTCCGCTCGGAACATTAAGAGCCATTGTCATCGAGCAGGCAGGATTGTCGATCGAGGAGTTCGACGAACTCTAG
- the purD gene encoding phosphoribosylamine--glycine ligase — protein sequence MKLLVIGGGGREHALVWKLSQSPRVEKIFCAPGNAGIGEIAELAPIGADEIDQLAAFVEKEKIDLTVVGPELPLTLGIAEFFQKKGLRIFAPGREAAQLEGSKAFAKEILRENKIPTAGFATFSDAAAAKKYLGTQKPPYVIKADGLAAGKGVLICASRQEAETAIDDILTRRLFGAAGDKLVIEEFLEGEEASFIVLTDGEHILPLASSQDHKRVFDRDEGPNTGGMGAYSPAPVVTPEIHRRIMEEILEPLLRGLKKKDIRYRGVLYVGLMLTADGPKVLEFNARFGDPECQPLMLRFKSDLVTLIEATIDGKLDRVKTEWTDDAAVCVVLCAGGYPGSYEKGKEIRGLDALKDWRKGAVFHAGTIKKDGRWLTSGGRVLGVTAVGKDIGAAVAEVYQAVEQIKWEGMHYRKDIAQRALTPSLSHRERARERGADEGWDERGKKSMPAAKVGILMGSDSDLEVMSEAEKRLDYFGIAYETRVLSAHRTPHETRKYAESAAERGLEAIIVGAGAAAHLAGVIAAHTTLPVIGVPIDSSSLKGLDALLATVQMPAGIPVATMAIGKAGAANAGIFVAEIMGRKDPKIAAKLSQFKQEMIAGVLEKDKKLQSERQKR from the coding sequence ATGAAACTTCTCGTCATCGGTGGCGGCGGAAGAGAGCACGCATTGGTTTGGAAGCTGAGCCAAAGCCCGCGGGTTGAAAAAATCTTTTGCGCCCCGGGCAACGCCGGCATCGGCGAGATCGCCGAGCTGGCGCCGATCGGCGCCGATGAGATCGACCAGCTTGCCGCTTTCGTCGAGAAAGAAAAGATCGATCTCACCGTCGTCGGTCCCGAGCTGCCGCTGACGCTCGGGATCGCGGAGTTTTTCCAAAAAAAGGGACTGAGGATTTTCGCCCCCGGGCGCGAAGCGGCGCAATTGGAAGGCAGCAAGGCTTTCGCCAAGGAAATCCTGCGAGAGAACAAGATTCCTACGGCCGGCTTCGCGACTTTCTCCGACGCGGCTGCGGCGAAAAAATATCTCGGGACGCAAAAGCCGCCTTACGTGATCAAAGCCGACGGCCTCGCGGCAGGCAAGGGCGTTCTCATCTGCGCGAGCCGGCAAGAAGCGGAGACCGCCATCGACGATATCCTGACGCGCAGGCTCTTCGGCGCCGCGGGCGACAAGCTCGTGATCGAAGAGTTTCTCGAAGGCGAAGAGGCATCCTTTATAGTCCTGACCGACGGCGAGCACATCCTGCCGCTCGCCTCGTCGCAGGATCATAAGCGGGTCTTCGATCGAGATGAAGGACCGAACACCGGCGGCATGGGCGCCTACTCGCCGGCTCCAGTCGTCACCCCGGAAATTCACCGCCGCATCATGGAGGAGATTCTCGAGCCGCTGCTCCGCGGACTTAAGAAAAAAGACATCCGGTATCGCGGCGTACTTTACGTCGGATTGATGCTCACCGCCGACGGGCCGAAAGTTTTGGAGTTCAACGCGCGCTTCGGCGATCCGGAGTGCCAGCCGCTGATGCTCCGGTTTAAAAGCGATCTCGTGACGCTGATCGAAGCGACTATAGACGGCAAGCTGGACCGCGTGAAGACGGAATGGACGGACGACGCGGCCGTCTGCGTGGTGCTCTGCGCGGGCGGTTATCCCGGATCGTACGAGAAGGGAAAAGAGATCAGAGGATTGGACGCGCTGAAGGATTGGCGCAAGGGCGCCGTTTTTCACGCCGGAACGATCAAGAAAGACGGAAGGTGGCTGACCTCCGGCGGCCGCGTTCTGGGCGTGACAGCGGTGGGAAAAGATATCGGCGCTGCGGTCGCGGAGGTTTACCAAGCCGTCGAGCAAATTAAATGGGAAGGGATGCACTACCGCAAAGATATCGCGCAAAGAGCCCTCACCCCTTCCCTCTCCCATAGGGAGAGGGCGAGGGAGAGGGGAGCTGATGAGGGATGGGATGAAAGGGGAAAGAAATCAATGCCGGCAGCTAAAGTTGGTATCTTGATGGGCAGCGATTCAGACTTGGAGGTCATGAGCGAAGCGGAAAAGCGGCTCGATTATTTCGGCATCGCTTACGAGACGCGCGTTCTCTCCGCGCATCGGACGCCGCACGAAACCCGAAAGTACGCCGAGTCGGCCGCCGAGAGAGGCCTCGAGGCGATCATCGTCGGTGCCGGCGCCGCCGCACATCTGGCGGGCGTTATCGCCGCACACACGACCTTGCCGGTCATCGGCGTGCCGATCGATTCTTCCAGCTTGAAAGGGCTCGACGCGCTGCTGGCGACCGTGCAGATGCCCGCCGGCATCCCGGTCGCGACGATGGCGATCGGCAAGGCGGGCGCGGCCAACGCGGGAATCTTTGTCGCGGAGATCATGGGCCGCAAAGATCCAAAGATCGCGGCCAAGCTCTCTCAATTCAAACAGGAGATGATCGCCGGGGTCTTGGAGAAGGACAAGAAACTCCAGAGTGAAAGACAAAAGCGCTGA
- a CDS encoding extracellular solute-binding protein: MQALFLLLGLFLATAGVAGAQPRNWQAEWEKIVKGAKAEKEVMVGCEPGTDNQAAVMEFSKAYPDIQLKLAPIGARDFANRVLAERRAEKYLADVFNGGTTSPSQVLVPAKALDPIRPAFILPEVADESFWFKKKFHFADREAQYVLLAAGTVINDIAVYNTKLVKPDEMRSFWDLTNPKWKGKIAAYDPRLPGGASNDMRFLYYNPKLGPKFIQKLFGEMEVAIAADRRQVIDWLATGKYALALFVGREVDTAKKQGLPIDDLPSLRAEGAHLATGAGSIALINRAPHPNAARVFINWFLSRQGQMAWQKHNDRNSLRTDIPKDVLTHWKDRVPQEDGDYIFTNLADYDDLTQGRKIVEEALKKAGK; the protein is encoded by the coding sequence ATGCAAGCATTGTTTTTATTGCTGGGTCTTTTCCTGGCGACGGCGGGCGTTGCGGGAGCGCAGCCCCGAAATTGGCAAGCCGAGTGGGAGAAGATCGTCAAAGGCGCCAAAGCGGAAAAGGAGGTGATGGTCGGGTGCGAGCCGGGGACTGACAACCAGGCCGCCGTGATGGAATTTTCCAAAGCGTATCCCGACATCCAGCTCAAGCTCGCGCCCATCGGCGCGCGCGATTTTGCCAACCGTGTGCTCGCCGAACGGCGGGCGGAGAAGTATTTGGCCGATGTCTTCAACGGCGGCACCACTTCGCCGTCACAGGTTTTGGTCCCGGCCAAGGCGCTCGATCCGATTCGCCCGGCGTTCATTCTTCCCGAAGTCGCGGACGAGTCGTTTTGGTTCAAGAAAAAATTCCACTTCGCCGACCGCGAGGCTCAATACGTTTTGCTTGCCGCCGGCACCGTCATCAACGACATCGCGGTTTATAACACGAAGCTCGTGAAGCCCGACGAGATGCGCTCGTTCTGGGATCTCACCAACCCCAAGTGGAAAGGCAAGATCGCCGCGTACGATCCGCGACTTCCCGGCGGCGCGAGCAACGACATGCGGTTTCTCTACTACAACCCCAAGCTCGGGCCGAAATTCATCCAAAAGCTTTTCGGGGAGATGGAGGTCGCGATCGCGGCCGACCGGCGCCAGGTCATTGACTGGCTTGCCACCGGAAAATACGCGCTCGCGCTTTTTGTCGGCCGCGAAGTGGACACGGCGAAAAAGCAGGGACTGCCGATCGACGACCTGCCCTCGCTGAGAGCCGAGGGGGCGCATCTAGCGACGGGCGCCGGCTCGATCGCGCTTATCAACCGCGCGCCGCATCCGAACGCCGCGAGAGTTTTCATCAACTGGTTTCTCTCGCGCCAGGGACAGATGGCCTGGCAGAAGCACAACGACCGCAACTCGCTCCGCACGGATATTCCCAAAGACGTCCTCACCCATTGGAAGGACCGCGTGCCGCAGGAAGACGGCGACTATATTTTCACCAACCTCGCCGATTATGACGATCTGACTCAGGGCCGGAAGATCGTCGAAGAGGCGTTGAAGAAGGCGGGGAAGTGA